A region of the Aggregicoccus sp. 17bor-14 genome:
CGCGGTCCGGTATCTCGGTTCCCAAGACGCTGCGCTCCCTCGTCGCCGCACGTGTCATCACAGGCCCGGCCAACGTAGGCACCAGGGTGGGGAGCGGCAACCGGGCAGGCGTGGATCTGTCCGCAGGCGGCCAGCGTCAGGGAGCGGACGTCTGCTGCCCGACGCCCCCGGCGGGCCGCCCTGCCCTAGCCGATCAGCTCGACCGGGGCAGCGGGCTCCATCCCGGCGCCCACGGGCGCCTCGAAGCGCAGCACCACCGGCAGGTGGTCCGAGGCGCGCACGCTCAGGGGCGTGCGGTGCGCACGGATGCTCACGGGCCGCACGCCCGCGTCCACGTAGACGCGGTCCAGGCGCAGGAAGGGCAGGCGCGAGGGGTAGCTGGGCACGATGGTGCCCAGCTCCATCGCGGCGTCCACGAAGGCGCGCCGCACGAAGCTCGCCACGGGCCCGCGGCCCCAGTGGTTGAAGTCGCCGCACACCACCACGGGGTCGCTGCGCACCGCATCGCGCAGGATGTCCGAGCCCAGCAGCAGCGACTCCTGCGCGCGGCGCTCGCCGCTTCCCAGCCCCAGGTGCAGCGCGAAGACGTGCAGCGGCCGGCCGTTGCCCAGGTCCAGGTCGCAGCGCAGCGCGCCGCGCGGCTCGCGCCTGGGCACGCTCAGGTCGTAGTTCTTGCTCTTGAGGATGGGCAGGCGGGTGAGGATGGCGTTGCCGTAGCGCCGCCCGTTCTTCACTACGTTGGGGCCGTAGGCCATGTGCAGCCCGAGCAGCTCGGCGAGGTGCTCGGGCTGGTCCTCCCGGCTCGTCTTGCCGCGGAAGTCGCCCACCTCCTGCAGGGCGATGATGTCCGCGTCCAGCTCGCGCAGCACCTCGCCCACGCGGTGCAGGTCGAACTTACCGTCCGTCCCGATGCCACTGTGGATGTTGTACGAGACGAGCGTCAGTTCCACCCGGGCCCTCCCGCCCTAGCCGTGAACGAGGTGCAGCCGCTGCGCCGCGAGCCGAGCCGCCTCGCGCACCGCCTCGAGCGGGAGCGAGGCGAGCCTTCCTGCCGCCGCGCGCGCATCGCCCAGCGCGCCCTGCAGGGCGCGCAGCTGGCGCTGGCCCTCGTCCAGCACGCCCCACAGCCCCTGGCCCTCGGGCGACTCGGCCACCGGGGCCTCGTCCAGGGTGGGCAGCGCGCCGATGGGCGCGGTGGGGCCGGTGCTCGCAGCCTTCTCCGCGGCCGCCGCGGCCTTCTTCTTCGAGCGCCGGGACTCGGCGGGCCTGGAGAGCTTCTCCTCCCCGGCAAGCGTGGGCGCGGCGAGCTCCTCGAGCTGGCGCGCCATCTTGCGCGCCTGGAGGATGTGCTCCGTCTCCGCGTGGCTCTTCCCGTAGTGCACGCCCGTGTTCCCCACGCTGGTGACCTCGCTCAGGTGCTGTTTGTCCTCGTCGCGCAGGCTGGCCTGCTGCTTCGGCAGGGACTTCGGAACCTGGAAGTGGTCGTAGCTGTAAGTACGGGGCATCCGTGTCTCCTCTTGGGAAAGGACAATTGTCCCTGGAAGGTAGGGCCCGCGGACCCGGGTCGGAACGGTGCGTCACGCATGCACGCGCCTGCCCTCCTGCTCCCTCGCCGGGCGCGGGGGCCAGGTGTCGCTGGAGGTCACTCGGGCTCCATTGACCCTTCCCTCCCTGCCTCGCCATGCTTGCGCGGGTGCGTCCGCTGCTGCGTCCCTCCCTCCCCCCGGTCTCCTCCCTGCTGCTGCTCCTGCTGCTCGCGCTCCCGGCGCGTGCAGAGGGCCCGCGCCTGAGCGTGCAGCCCATGCGCGCGAAGCCCGGCGACCCGGTGCTGGTGCGCGTGGAGGGCGTGCGCGAGGCTCCCACGGGGACGCTCGCGGGCCGCGCCCTGCACTTCGTCGCCGCGCCCGGCGGCTTCCTCGCCGTGACGGGACTGCCGGTCGAGCAGGCTCCCGGCGCGCTCGCGGTGACGGTGCAGGCCGAGGCCCCGCCCTCCCCGCCGCTGAGCGCCGAGCTGCAGGTGGTGGACCCGGCCTACCCCGCGAGCGAGCTGAAGGTGGACTCGCAGTTCGTCGACCCGCCGCCCGAGCTCAAGGCCCGCATCCAGGCGGACCAGGAGGCGCTCGCGCGCGCCTACGGGCAGCCCTCGCAGCCGCTGCTCTTCCAGGGGGCCTTCGCCTGGCCGCGCAAGGCGAAGCTCACCGCGCACTACGGGCAGCGGCGCACCTTCAACGGGCAGCTCAAGAGCCAGCACTACGGCGCGGACCTCGACGGACGCATCGGGGCGCCGGTGGCCGCGGCGAACGCGGGCACGGTGGTGCTGGTGCGCGACTGCCTCGGCTCGGGCCAGACGGTGCTGCTGCACCACGGCGCCGGGCTCTACACCGCGTACTTCCACCTGAGCGAAGTGCTGGTGAAGGAGGGGCAGCAGCTCGCGCGCGGCCAGCCGCTGGGCAAGGTGGGCAACACGGGCCGCGTGACGGGCCCGCACCTGCACTGGGGCGCGAAGGCGGACGGGCTCTGGGTGGACCCGGAGACGCTGCTCGCCCTGCCCTTCCCCTAGCCGCTACCAGGCCTGCGGCAGCGAGAGGGCGCGGCGCGCCTCGTCCGGGCTCATGGGCTCGCGGCCCGCGTCGCGCGCGAGCCGCACCGCCTTCTCCACGAGCGGGCCGTTGCCCTGGGCCATCTGGGTGCCGGCCACGTCCAGGTAGAAGTTGTCCTCGAGCCCCACGCGGATGTTGCCGCCCAGGGTGAGCGCCGCCATCACCAGCGGCCACTGCACCTTGGAGATGCCGATGACCTCCCAGGTGTCCCCGGGGCGGATCTGCGCGGCCATGTGCGCGAGGTTCTGCGCCGTGGGCGCGACGCCTCCGAGCACGCCGAGGATGAACGAGTACTGCAGCGGGCCCTTGAGCGCGCCCATCGCGAGCAGCGGCTCGGCGTTGTGGATGTGCCCGAGGTCGAAGCACTCCAGCTCCGGCTTCACCCCGCCCTCGCGCATGGCGCGCGCCGCCATGAGGATGTCCGAGAAGGGGTTGGGGAAGACGAAGTCGAAGACGAAGTCGCGGCGCTTCTCCGAGTACTTCGCGTAGTTCATCGAGCCCATGTTGAGCGCGGCCATCTCGGGCCGCGTCTTCCACACGTACGCGAGCCGCTCCTGCTTCGCCGCGTCCCCCTCCACCCCCATGTTGAAGCCGCCGGTGGAGAAGTTGATGACGATGGGGCAGCGCTTCTGCACCTCGGCCTTGATCTGCCCGTAGATATCCGCGCTCCAGCTCTGCTCGCCGGTGTCCGGCTCGCGGCCGTGGATGTGCACCACCGCGGCGCCCGCCTCGTACGCGCGCCGCGCCTCCTCGGCGATCTCCACCGGCGAGTACGGCAGGTGGGGACACTGCTCGCGGCGCGCGAGCACGCCCGTGAGCGCGCACGTCACGATGACCTTGTCGCCGGAGGCCCTGCTCTGCGTGCTGCTTGCCATGGTGTCTCTCCCCTACCGGGTGTGCTTCAGCGGTCCTTCCACTGCGGCGCGCGCTTCTCCAGGAACGCCGTCACGCCCTCGGCGGCGTCCTCGGTGAGCACGTTGAGCGAGAGCTGGCTGGCGAGGTGCTCGAGCGCGGCCGGCAGGGGCAGATCTTCGGCCGCGAAGAAGGCGCGCCGCCCCAGCCGCAGCACCGCCTGGCTCTTGCCCGCGAGCTTCCCCGCGAGCGCCGCCACGGCCGCGTCCAGCTCGGCCGCGGGCACCACGCGGTTGAGCAGCCCCAGCGCGAACGCCTCGCGGGCGGGCAGCCGGTCCCCGGTGAGCACCAGCTCCAGCGCGCGCTTGCGCCCCAGGTGCCGCTGCAGCAGCGCCATCAGCATCATGGGGAACAGCCCCACGTCCACCTCGGGGGTACCCAGCTCCGCGCCCTCCACCGCCACGGCGAGGTCGCACGCGAGCACCAGGCCCAGGCCGCCCGCGAGCGCGTGGCCGTTGACGCGCGCGATCGTGGGCTTGCCCACCCCCTGCAGCCGCAGGAGCAGCTCGGCGTAGGCGCGCCGCCCGTCGTGGCCCGCGAGGAAGCCGCCTTCCGCCGAGAGGCTGCCCAGGTCTCCGCCCGCGCAGAAGGCGCGGTCCCCGGCGCCGGTGAGCACGATGACGCGCACGGCCGGGTCCGCCTCGGCCCGCGCGAGCGCAGCCATCAGCCCCTGCAGGAGCACGGGCGAGAGCGCGTTGCGCGCCCGCGGCCGCGAGAGCGTCAGGAGCGCTTGCTGGCCTTCAGCTTGGTAGAGGACTTCTCCGGCTTCCACGCGAGCTCCGTTCCGGCGCCCGAGTGGACGCCGCGCAGAAAGGACTCGGCGATCTGGGCCTGCGCCCGCTCGAGCGCCGCCGTGTCGCGCGAGTCCATGAGGCCCACGACGAAGGCGGTGAGGCCCATCTCGATGGCGCCGAAGAGCAGCGCCGCGGCGAGCAGCGGGTCCACGTCCGCGCGCAGCTCACCCGCTCCTTGCGCCTGGGCGAGCATCTGCGCGGACATCTTGATCACCTCGGAGAACGCCGTCTCGCGGTTCACCCGGCTGCCGGCCGGGCTGCGGGCGATCTCCAGGATGAGCACGCGCACCGCGCGCGGGTCCACCCGGTACGCCTCGAAGGCCACCGCCGAGATGCCGTACACCTTCTGCACGAGGCTGCCCTCGCCCTCGGCCACCGCGCGCAGGCGGGTGACGAAGCCCGTCCAGCCTGCGTCGAACACGGACTCGAGCAGCTCGTCCTTGTTCTTGAAGTAGTGGTAGACGAGCCCGTAGGCGACGCCCGCCTCGCGCGCCACGTCCGCGATGCGGCAGCCGTGGTAGCCCTTGCGCGCGAACACGTCGATCGCGGCGCGCAGGATGGTGCGGCGCCGGTCGCCTTCCTTCGGGGCCGGGTTCTTGGGCGCCGGCTCCTTCGGCCCCGCGCCCCCTGCTGCCGCCGCCACCGCCGTCGCCTTGCGCTGCTGGGTCACGTCTGCCTCCGCCGCGATTGATTTTCCAATCGGTCAGGACACCCTAACGAGCGCACGCGGGTGCGGTCAACCGGGGGCGTGGGCGAGCACGCGCGCTCAGAGCACGGTGCCGAACACGCGCGGGGCGAACACCGACACCACGTGCCCATCCTTGTCCGAGGCGGTGAAGCTGCACCGGGGGGTGGTCTCCCAGGCCACGGCGCTCGGGAATGGGGCGGGCTGGGGGTTGGATGCCGGGTCGTGCACGTCCTCCACCCGGTACACGAGCGGGGCGGCGGGCGCGTAGGTGAAGCGCATCCCGAACAGGGTCTCGCTCGTCACCCGCACCACGCTGTCGGTGGAGGCGCAGCCATCGCCCTCGCCGTTCTGCGCCGGAGGGTTGAACCAGGGGTCGTCGATGAGGATGACCACCTTCTGGCGGCCGAAGTGCCCCAGCGCGATGGCACCTGCCGCGGGGGAGACCTGGCGCACGGTGGGGGTGTTGGCGGGGTCGCGGTCGCGGTCGTCCGGCCAGCCGGTCCAGAGGATGCGCTCCTGCGCCCAGATGAGGGTGCTCGCGTCGTAGCGGCCGTTCTTGCCGTCCCAGGTGCCGTTGCCGTTCGCGTCCACGAAGCGCTCGCCGGGCTCCCAGGTGCCGCTGTCGTTCGCGTCCACGAAGGGCTCGGTGAGGTCCACGAAGGGCTCGCCCGTGTCCCAGGTGCCGTTGTTGTTGCGGTCCTCGAAGGCCTCCTCGCCCGTGGTGATGGCAATGAGCGTGACCAGGTTGTCGCGGGGGTTGTTCACCCGGCCGGGGAGGATGGGATCCGGGCGCCGCGGCTCCTCGAGGGTGGCGGCCGTGCCGTAGCCCGCGACGGGGTTCTGCATCCACTCGAAGGGGTGCATCCAGAGCGGGGCGACGAGCTCGCCGGTGTGGGTGGCGTCCACCGGAGGGGTCCAGCTGAAGGTGGCCGGCTCCACGTCCACGGGCAGGGGCAGCGAGGTCTTGTAGAGCACCGCGGCGTTGCCCACCACGTCGGTGAGCGAGGTGCTGCTGGGCCCGATGGTGCCCGCCTCGGTGAGGAAGGACACCTGCACGCCCGGCACGCCGTCGCCGTTGCGGTCGCCGAGGTGGGCCGTGCACTCGAGCTTCACGCCCGCGATGAGGCTGCGCGTGCTGTCGTACGCCCCGATGGCGTGGCGCCCGCCGGAGGCCGCGCCCGCGACGGGGCCGCACTGGAAGGTGAGCTGGCGGGAGCTGGCCTCGGCGCCGGCGAAGGAGATGGGCTGGCTGAGCGCCTGCGTGTTGCCCGCCTTCGCCACGACCACGGCCGAGGCCACGCGGCCGGTCGCCTTGAGCGTGGTGATGGCGAGGCCGTCACCCACCGTGGTGCGCACCTCGGTGTCGCCCAGCTCGACCCCGGGGGGCTCGCCCTGGAGCGAGAAGGTCACGGGGGTGCCCTGCTGGGGCTCGCCCCGCTCGTCCACGGCCCGGAAGCGCACGGTGACCGTCTCCCCGAGCCGCGGCTGCGCGGGCGCCAGGTCCACGAACTCGAGGGAGGCGGGATCTCCCTGGGAGCATCCGAGCAGGCTGCAGGACAGGGCCACACACACCGCGAGTCCGCGAGGCATCGACACGTGCTCCTTCGGGGGAACGCACAGCAGGCGAGCTGGCGAGCGGCATCTTCCCGGCCCGCTCTCGAACCCGTCAAGCCATGTGCGCGCCCGGCCGGAGATGCCGGAGCGTGTCGCTGGAGAATTGCGCTGCCGCTATGCCGCTCAGGCCGCGGAGCCGCTGAACATCACGCGGGCCACGCCCAGGAGGCGGTCCACGTCGCGCGAGGTCAGCCCGCGGGCGCGGGCGAAGTCGGACAGGGGGCGCAGCAGATCCTCGGTCTGCGCCGGGGACTGCTCCGTGCCGGCGAAGAGCTCCCCGAGGCTGACGCCCAGGGCGCTCGCCAGCGCGGCGAGCGTCTCCAGGTGGGCGACGCGCTCACCGCGCTCGATCATGGAGAGGAACGACACGCTGATCTGCGCGCGCTCCGCGAGCTCTTCCTGGGTCCAGCGCTCGGGCCGCTGCGTGCGCAGCTCGCGGATTCGCTGACCGATCCTCTTTCCAAGTTCCGACAAGACGCCCCTACCCTCCGTATGTGCTGCGGCACACAAGAACCCGCCGCCCACCCGCACGATTCCGGGCGCTCAGGTCCCGAAGGAGCCGAAGCGCGCGATGGTGAAGTTGGCCCCGAAATCGAGGCCGGGCACGTCCCGGCGCTTGATGAGCACGCCCTCGAGGCGCCAGCAGTCACAGGCGGGGCCGTAGGACAGGCCGAACACCTGCTGCGCGAGGACGTTCTTCGGATCCAGCGGTTGCACGATGGCCTCGTACCGCAACCCGAGGCCGATGCCCATCGTCAATCGCGCGCCGGTGAAGAGCTGCCGAGCACGCGCCGTGCTGGTCGCCGGGGGACCGACCAGGGCGTCGATCCCCCGGCGCAGCGCGTCCGAGCCCACGTTCACGAGGTCGTCGTACTGGGCGAAGAGCAGCTCGCCCTTGCCGTTGTCGATGGTGACGTTGCCGCTGATCTGGGTGAACTGCCCCGAGGGCAGGTCGTAGCGGGCGATGCCGGTGGCGCGGAAGGGCCCGCTCTGGGCGCTGAGGCGGGCGTAGGTGTCGCGCAGGCGCGAGCCCTCGGCGGGCGCATCCGACTGCAGCACGCGGTCCGCGAGCGAGCTGAGGTCGAAGCCCTGGCCCAGGTCCAGGCGCAGCACCTCCTGGGTCGCCCCGTCGCGCCGGTGGAAGAGGCGCTGGTCCACCTCCACCACGGCGTGCAGGAAGCCGGGGGCGCGCGGGTCGCTCGCGCGCGGCAGCGCCGCGTCGATCTCGTCGTACACGGTGCCCGGCGCGCGCCCGGCGACGCTGCGCCCGGTGCCCAGCAGGCCGCCCCAGGTGAGCGGCACCATGCGCAGCTCCACGCGCGGCGCGACCACGTGGCGGAACAGCGCCTTGTGCTTCCAGTCGTAGGTGCGCGCCAGCTCGCTGTCGAGCACCACCCCTGCGAGCGGGTAGCCGCGCTGGGCGAAGCGCCCGGTGAGCTCGCCGAACGCGAGATCCTGGCGCACCGCGAGCGAGGGCGTGAGCCGCAGGTAGGGCCCCAGCGCCCAGGAGCCCGAGAGGCGGGGGAAGAGGTCCAGCCGGTCGCGCGACTCGCGGTCCGCGCCGTCGTAGCGGCCGTTGGCCTGCAGCGTGTCCGTGACGATGCGCGGCGGCGCGTCCGGGGCATCGCGCACCAGGTAGATGCCGCGCTCGTCCACGAGGCCGTTCTCGCCCGCGTCGTCGAAGGAGCTCGTGAGGGGCGACAGCCGGCTGAACTCCACCCGCAGGCTGCCGGAGAGCACGCGGCCCAGGGCACGCTCGGGCAGGGCCCAGGTGAGGGCCGGCAGCCGGTGCAGCGTGCCCGGCTGGATGATGACGTCGCCTGCGCGGGGCCCGTTGGGCAGCTCGGCGATGCCCGCGGGGTAGCGGTCCGTGCCCAGGAAGCTGTAGCCGTTGCGCAGATCCTGGCGCAGCGAGATGTCCAGGCCCAGGTAGTGGTCGTCGTCGCGGTGGTAGGCCACGCCGGTGCTGCGCAGGTAGCCCACCTCTCGCGCGATGATGTCCGCGATGAGGTCGCGCGTGTAGTAGCCGTCCGAGACGAACGACGCGTCCACGCGGTCGTGGAAGCCTCCGCCCAGGTCCTGCACGTGCTGCAGGCTCGCCTCGCCGCGCAGGCCGCGCTGGGCCTGCACGATGCGGCCGTCCGCGTCGCGGAAGAAGGCGAAGGCGAGCGGGTCGCGGCGCGGGCGCGAGTCGTCGATGAGGCCGAGGCTGAGCCGCCCCGAGGTGCGCTCGCTGGGCACGTAGCGGAACTCGGTGTGCAGCCGGGGCCCCCGCACGCCCACCAGGTTCGGCTCGCGCCGGTCCACGTCCGGGTTCGGGTCCACGTCGCGCGCGGACGAGCCCAGGTAGAAGCCCGGCGTGAGGGTGAGATCGTAGCTGCGGCCCAGCGTGAGGAAGAAGGGCTGCTCGAGCTGGGGGCCGTTGAGGGCGGTCTTCGTGATCTTGGGCACCAGCACGCCCGAGCGCCGCTCGGACAGGGGCAGGTAGAGCCAGGGCAGCGCGAACACCGGCACCGAGTACACGTAGACGACCGGCCAGCTGAGGATGGCGCGCTCGCCCACCTCCACCTTCGCGCGCTTGGCCTCCACGCGCCACGAGGGCTCCTTCGGGTCGCACTCGCAAGGCGTGAAGGCGAGGTCGTCCACCGCGAAGCCGTTGGCCCCGGTGCGCCGGATGCGGGTGCCGGTGATGATCACCGGGGTTTCGCCTATCTCGCGCAGCTCCTTGGGCGTCTTCGTGGCGAGCAGCTGCTCCACCGAGACGTTCTTCTTCTGCATGAAGACGCCGCCCTTGACGTTGGCCTCGAAGGACTTGATGTCCACCGAGATCTCGTCCGCCACGGCGGCGAAGAGCCCGCGCACCAGCATCACGTTGCCGCGCGCGACCGCCCGCTCCTGCGTCTGGTCGTAGCTCAGCTCGTCGGCGCGCAGCAGCAGCTCACCGGTGCGCATCACCGTGTGGCCGCGCGCCGAGAGGCTCTGGAAGCCGTTCTCCACCACGAGCTCGTCCGCCGAGAGCTCGGCGACGTCTCCCGTGGGCAGCTCCAGCTGCATCGACAGCGGAATCTGCGCCGAAACGAGCAGCGCAGCGGTCACGGGGAGCAGGAGGATCATGACCGTTTCGAACGCCGTCCTCCGCGGCGTGCGCGGTCAGCGCCGGGACGGGCGCGGGAACTCCAGCGACACCTCGTTGCCCTCCTGCCGCGCCTGGTAGGGCACCTGCGACTTGAGGCGGATCGCGATCCGCACGGTGCGAGACGGCCCCGCCGACGG
Encoded here:
- a CDS encoding endonuclease/exonuclease/phosphatase family protein; amino-acid sequence: MELTLVSYNIHSGIGTDGKFDLHRVGEVLRELDADIIALQEVGDFRGKTSREDQPEHLAELLGLHMAYGPNVVKNGRRYGNAILTRLPILKSKNYDLSVPRREPRGALRCDLDLGNGRPLHVFALHLGLGSGERRAQESLLLGSDILRDAVRSDPVVVCGDFNHWGRGPVASFVRRAFVDAAMELGTIVPSYPSRLPFLRLDRVYVDAGVRPVSIRAHRTPLSVRASDHLPVVLRFEAPVGAGMEPAAPVELIG
- a CDS encoding M23 family metallopeptidase; translation: MRPLLRPSLPPVSSLLLLLLLALPARAEGPRLSVQPMRAKPGDPVLVRVEGVREAPTGTLAGRALHFVAAPGGFLAVTGLPVEQAPGALAVTVQAEAPPSPPLSAELQVVDPAYPASELKVDSQFVDPPPELKARIQADQEALARAYGQPSQPLLFQGAFAWPRKAKLTAHYGQRRTFNGQLKSQHYGADLDGRIGAPVAAANAGTVVLVRDCLGSGQTVLLHHGAGLYTAYFHLSEVLVKEGQQLARGQPLGKVGNTGRVTGPHLHWGAKADGLWVDPETLLALPFP
- a CDS encoding 3-keto-5-aminohexanoate cleavage protein, with product MASSTQSRASGDKVIVTCALTGVLARREQCPHLPYSPVEIAEEARRAYEAGAAVVHIHGREPDTGEQSWSADIYGQIKAEVQKRCPIVINFSTGGFNMGVEGDAAKQERLAYVWKTRPEMAALNMGSMNYAKYSEKRRDFVFDFVFPNPFSDILMAARAMREGGVKPELECFDLGHIHNAEPLLAMGALKGPLQYSFILGVLGGVAPTAQNLAHMAAQIRPGDTWEVIGISKVQWPLVMAALTLGGNIRVGLEDNFYLDVAGTQMAQGNGPLVEKAVRLARDAGREPMSPDEARRALSLPQAW
- a CDS encoding enoyl-CoA hydratase-related protein → MEAGEVLYQAEGQQALLTLSRPRARNALSPVLLQGLMAALARAEADPAVRVIVLTGAGDRAFCAGGDLGSLSAEGGFLAGHDGRRAYAELLLRLQGVGKPTIARVNGHALAGGLGLVLACDLAVAVEGAELGTPEVDVGLFPMMLMALLQRHLGRKRALELVLTGDRLPAREAFALGLLNRVVPAAELDAAVAALAGKLAGKSQAVLRLGRRAFFAAEDLPLPAALEHLASQLSLNVLTEDAAEGVTAFLEKRAPQWKDR
- a CDS encoding TetR/AcrR family transcriptional regulator — encoded protein: MAAAAGGAGPKEPAPKNPAPKEGDRRRTILRAAIDVFARKGYHGCRIADVAREAGVAYGLVYHYFKNKDELLESVFDAGWTGFVTRLRAVAEGEGSLVQKVYGISAVAFEAYRVDPRAVRVLILEIARSPAGSRVNRETAFSEVIKMSAQMLAQAQGAGELRADVDPLLAAALLFGAIEMGLTAFVVGLMDSRDTAALERAQAQIAESFLRGVHSGAGTELAWKPEKSSTKLKASKRS
- a CDS encoding Ig-like domain-containing protein; its protein translation is MPRGLAVCVALSCSLLGCSQGDPASLEFVDLAPAQPRLGETVTVRFRAVDERGEPQQGTPVTFSLQGEPPGVELGDTEVRTTVGDGLAITTLKATGRVASAVVVAKAGNTQALSQPISFAGAEASSRQLTFQCGPVAGAASGGRHAIGAYDSTRSLIAGVKLECTAHLGDRNGDGVPGVQVSFLTEAGTIGPSSTSLTDVVGNAAVLYKTSLPLPVDVEPATFSWTPPVDATHTGELVAPLWMHPFEWMQNPVAGYGTAATLEEPRRPDPILPGRVNNPRDNLVTLIAITTGEEAFEDRNNNGTWDTGEPFVDLTEPFVDANDSGTWEPGERFVDANGNGTWDGKNGRYDASTLIWAQERILWTGWPDDRDRDPANTPTVRQVSPAAGAIALGHFGRQKVVILIDDPWFNPPAQNGEGDGCASTDSVVRVTSETLFGMRFTYAPAAPLVYRVEDVHDPASNPQPAPFPSAVAWETTPRCSFTASDKDGHVVSVFAPRVFGTVL
- a CDS encoding helix-turn-helix domain-containing protein, with protein sequence MSELGKRIGQRIRELRTQRPERWTQEELAERAQISVSFLSMIERGERVAHLETLAALASALGVSLGELFAGTEQSPAQTEDLLRPLSDFARARGLTSRDVDRLLGVARVMFSGSAA
- a CDS encoding LPS-assembly protein LptD yields the protein MILLLPVTAALLVSAQIPLSMQLELPTGDVAELSADELVVENGFQSLSARGHTVMRTGELLLRADELSYDQTQERAVARGNVMLVRGLFAAVADEISVDIKSFEANVKGGVFMQKKNVSVEQLLATKTPKELREIGETPVIITGTRIRRTGANGFAVDDLAFTPCECDPKEPSWRVEAKRAKVEVGERAILSWPVVYVYSVPVFALPWLYLPLSERRSGVLVPKITKTALNGPQLEQPFFLTLGRSYDLTLTPGFYLGSSARDVDPNPDVDRREPNLVGVRGPRLHTEFRYVPSERTSGRLSLGLIDDSRPRRDPLAFAFFRDADGRIVQAQRGLRGEASLQHVQDLGGGFHDRVDASFVSDGYYTRDLIADIIAREVGYLRSTGVAYHRDDDHYLGLDISLRQDLRNGYSFLGTDRYPAGIAELPNGPRAGDVIIQPGTLHRLPALTWALPERALGRVLSGSLRVEFSRLSPLTSSFDDAGENGLVDERGIYLVRDAPDAPPRIVTDTLQANGRYDGADRESRDRLDLFPRLSGSWALGPYLRLTPSLAVRQDLAFGELTGRFAQRGYPLAGVVLDSELARTYDWKHKALFRHVVAPRVELRMVPLTWGGLLGTGRSVAGRAPGTVYDEIDAALPRASDPRAPGFLHAVVEVDQRLFHRRDGATQEVLRLDLGQGFDLSSLADRVLQSDAPAEGSRLRDTYARLSAQSGPFRATGIARYDLPSGQFTQISGNVTIDNGKGELLFAQYDDLVNVGSDALRRGIDALVGPPATSTARARQLFTGARLTMGIGLGLRYEAIVQPLDPKNVLAQQVFGLSYGPACDCWRLEGVLIKRRDVPGLDFGANFTIARFGSFGT